One Pantoea eucalypti genomic region harbors:
- a CDS encoding ABC transporter ATP-binding protein, translating into MNEAINVTLRHCSRRFNQQVALHPLDLRVHAGETLVLLGPSGCGKTTLLRIISGLESSDPPGEIWFDQRNVTALPIEKRNVGMVFQNYALFPTLNVAQNVAYGLKVQGVPRAEREARVAEMLALVDLTPLAHRAIDKLSGGQKQRVALARALAARPKVLLFDEPLAALDARLRDRLRLEIGALLKRLAITAVYVTHDQQEAMALGDRIAVMEQGRLVQLDTPQGIYQRPASRFVADFVGAINCVAHDPEGHPVRFCRPEDVLLADDTRYAQRGVVVGSMFLGASQRLLIDIGLDNPIQVDRHAREIWQAGQRISWSLTSHAALEFSC; encoded by the coding sequence ATGAATGAGGCCATCAATGTGACGCTGCGCCACTGCTCGCGTCGCTTCAATCAGCAGGTCGCGCTGCATCCGCTCGATCTGCGCGTGCATGCCGGAGAAACGCTGGTTCTGCTGGGACCGTCGGGCTGTGGTAAAACCACGCTACTGCGCATTATCAGTGGCCTGGAAAGCAGCGATCCGCCGGGCGAGATCTGGTTTGATCAACGTAACGTTACCGCGCTGCCGATTGAGAAACGCAATGTCGGCATGGTGTTCCAGAACTACGCGCTGTTCCCGACACTTAACGTGGCGCAGAACGTCGCCTATGGCCTGAAGGTGCAGGGCGTGCCGCGTGCCGAGCGAGAGGCGCGGGTTGCAGAGATGCTGGCGCTGGTTGATCTGACGCCTCTGGCACATCGCGCGATTGATAAGTTGTCCGGCGGGCAGAAACAGCGTGTGGCGCTGGCACGTGCGCTGGCCGCCCGGCCTAAAGTGCTGCTGTTTGATGAGCCGCTGGCGGCGCTTGATGCCAGGCTGCGCGACCGACTGCGTCTGGAGATCGGTGCGCTGCTTAAGCGGCTGGCGATCACCGCCGTTTACGTCACGCATGATCAGCAGGAGGCGATGGCGCTGGGCGATCGCATCGCGGTGATGGAGCAGGGCCGTCTGGTGCAGCTTGATACCCCGCAGGGCATTTATCAGCGTCCTGCCTCCCGCTTTGTGGCCGATTTTGTGGGTGCGATTAACTGCGTTGCGCACGACCCGGAAGGCCATCCTGTGCGTTTTTGCCGCCCGGAAGATGTTCTGCTGGCCGATGATACGCGCTATGCCCAGCGCGGCGTGGTGGTGGGCAGTATGTTTCTCGGCGCTTCACAGCGCTTACTGATTGATATCGGACTGGATAATCCCATTCAGGTCGATCGTCATGCGCGCGAAATCTGGCAGGCGGGGCAGCGTATCAGCTGGTCGCTGACCAGCCACGCCGCGCTGGAATTCAGTTGCTAA
- a CDS encoding tetratricopeptide repeat protein: MLNSLKKTLIAALLPTLIFSTLTPANADVSDSLPDIGTTAGSTLSINQELQMGDFYVRQLRASAPLINDPLLNQYINQLGQRLVSHADSVKTPFHFFLIQNDELNAFAFFGGNVVLHSALFRFTDNESQLASVMAHEISHVTQRHLARAMEDQKRNAPLTWVGALGSILLAMASPQAGMAALTGTLAGTQQGIISFTQGNEQEADRIGIQVLQRAGFDPQAMPNFLQKLADQSRFSSKPPEILLTHPLPDSRLADARNRANQMRPVVVQSTEDFYMAKVRSLGMYSTGRNQLTDELLSQYASGNSREQMASQYGKAIQFLQAKSYADAKRIITPLLAKQPNNVWFLDIMSDIDIGLNQPQQAIALLTAATGAKNSPVVQLNLANAYVEAKQYANASRILNRYTWANKDDPNGWDLLAQASAQQGLNDEELSARAESLALNGQLDQAITTLSSASAQVPLGSLKQARYDARIDQLRQLQQRFKQYQKG; the protein is encoded by the coding sequence ATGTTGAACTCGTTAAAGAAAACGCTGATCGCCGCGCTCCTTCCGACGCTCATTTTCTCCACTCTGACACCCGCTAACGCCGATGTCAGTGACTCACTTCCCGATATTGGTACTACGGCGGGTTCGACGCTATCAATTAATCAGGAATTGCAGATGGGCGACTTCTATGTGCGCCAGCTGCGCGCCAGTGCGCCGCTAATCAACGATCCGCTGCTCAATCAGTACATTAATCAGCTGGGGCAACGACTCGTTTCTCACGCCGACTCGGTGAAAACGCCGTTCCACTTCTTTCTGATTCAGAACGATGAGCTTAACGCCTTTGCCTTTTTCGGTGGCAACGTGGTGCTGCACTCAGCGCTGTTCCGCTTTACCGACAATGAAAGCCAGCTGGCATCGGTAATGGCACATGAAATCTCGCACGTCACCCAGCGCCATCTGGCGCGTGCCATGGAAGATCAGAAGCGCAACGCGCCGCTGACCTGGGTCGGTGCACTGGGCTCCATTTTGCTGGCGATGGCCAGTCCGCAGGCGGGCATGGCCGCGCTGACGGGTACTCTGGCGGGAACGCAGCAGGGAATTATCAGCTTTACGCAGGGCAATGAGCAGGAAGCAGACCGCATCGGGATTCAGGTGCTGCAGCGCGCTGGCTTCGATCCCCAGGCAATGCCGAACTTTCTGCAAAAACTGGCCGATCAGAGCCGCTTCTCTTCGAAGCCACCTGAAATTCTGCTGACGCATCCCCTGCCCGACAGTCGTCTGGCGGATGCCCGCAACCGTGCTAATCAGATGCGGCCGGTGGTGGTGCAATCCACGGAAGATTTCTATATGGCAAAGGTGCGTTCGCTGGGCATGTACTCTACAGGACGTAATCAGCTTACTGACGAACTGCTGAGTCAGTATGCCAGCGGCAATTCCCGTGAGCAGATGGCGTCACAATATGGCAAAGCCATACAGTTTTTGCAGGCGAAGAGTTACGCCGATGCGAAACGTATTATCACCCCGTTGCTGGCGAAGCAGCCCAATAATGTCTGGTTCCTGGATATCATGTCGGACATTGATATCGGCCTGAATCAGCCACAGCAGGCCATCGCCCTGCTCACCGCCGCAACCGGTGCCAAAAACAGTCCGGTGGTGCAGCTCAATCTGGCCAATGCCTACGTTGAAGCGAAACAGTATGCCAATGCCAGCCGTATTCTGAACCGCTACACCTGGGCCAATAAAGATGATCCCAACGGCTGGGATTTACTGGCGCAGGCCTCGGCGCAGCAGGGACTAAATGATGAAGAGTTATCGGCGCGGGCAGAGAGTCTGGCCCTGAATGGCCAGCTTGATCAGGCGATCACCACCCTGAGCAGTGCCAGCGCACAGGTGCCGCTCGGCAGCCTGAAACAGGCGCGTTACGATGCCCGTATCGATCAGCTGCGCCAGTTACAACAGCGCTTTAAGCAGTATCAGAAAGGCTAA
- a CDS encoding LacI family DNA-binding transcriptional regulator → MTDLISVARLAGVSRATAARAFSDPHLLKPGTLKKVLAASEQIGFRPNHIARQLRTRHSTTLGVLLPSLLNPVFAMQLQAMEQQAQQAGYALLVATSDYQAEREAAIVEHMLHQRVAGLVLTVADADRSALLPTLAAAKMPFVLTHSVPQQHAWPALHVDNRKAMAEATTHLISLGHRHIVMAAGPMQQSDRARLRFLGYCQAMQQAGLTPQAMIEMPSHIHSDFKPLLPLMNAPSPLTAVICSNDLLAISLLGAAARAGVSVPHQLSVIGFDGIALGEQLSPSLASVVQPIALMGTLAIDLLLNPGSETHLLPHHLRIGESIAPAFYGSSSGKHHVTHV, encoded by the coding sequence ATGACCGATTTAATCAGCGTAGCCAGACTGGCAGGGGTTTCCCGCGCAACCGCTGCGCGCGCCTTCTCTGATCCTCATCTGCTTAAACCGGGTACCCTGAAAAAGGTGCTTGCCGCCTCAGAACAGATAGGTTTTCGGCCGAATCACATTGCCCGTCAGCTCCGTACCCGCCACTCCACCACGCTCGGTGTACTGCTGCCTTCTCTGCTCAATCCGGTTTTTGCCATGCAATTGCAGGCGATGGAGCAGCAGGCGCAGCAGGCAGGCTATGCGTTGCTGGTGGCGACCAGTGATTATCAGGCTGAGCGGGAAGCAGCCATTGTCGAACATATGCTGCACCAGCGTGTTGCCGGTCTTGTACTGACGGTGGCAGACGCCGACCGCAGTGCGCTGCTGCCCACACTGGCGGCAGCGAAGATGCCATTTGTACTGACCCACAGCGTGCCGCAACAGCACGCATGGCCTGCTTTGCACGTCGACAACCGCAAAGCGATGGCCGAAGCGACCACCCATCTCATCTCTCTGGGTCACCGTCACATCGTGATGGCCGCAGGCCCAATGCAGCAATCCGATCGCGCACGTCTTCGCTTTCTTGGCTACTGCCAGGCCATGCAGCAGGCCGGCCTGACGCCGCAGGCGATGATTGAGATGCCCAGCCATATCCACTCCGATTTCAAGCCGCTGCTGCCGCTGATGAATGCACCTTCGCCGCTGACTGCAGTGATTTGCAGTAACGATCTGCTGGCTATCAGCCTGCTGGGGGCGGCTGCGCGTGCAGGTGTCAGCGTGCCGCATCAATTGTCAGTGATCGGTTTCGACGGCATTGCGCTGGGCGAACAGCTTTCACCGTCACTGGCGAGCGTGGTTCAGCCGATTGCGCTGATGGGAACGCTCGCCATTGATCTGCTTCTGAATCCGGGCAGTGAAACCCACCTGCTGCCCCATCATTTACGGATCGGGGAGAGTATCGCCCCGGCATTTTATGGCTCTTCTTCAGGGAAACATCATGTCACTCACGTTTAA
- a CDS encoding phosphodiesterase encodes MSLQPTLIAQISDLHIKAHGRLSYKQVDTHAALLQVIDTLNSLQPRPDAVVITGDLVDFGRPDEYQTLREALQRLQPPFYLMAGNHDDREALRAAFPDHGYLQSGPTLNWQLSVGGVRLIALDSSVPQQPWGEVDEEQLEWLDQALGMSADQPTLVMLHHPPFACGIAHMDRQRLRHPQALEAIIARHPQVERVLCGHLHRSLQTRFAGTLACVAPGVSHQVALDLHPEGPAHFILEPPGYLLHCWQPGEGMVTHQCAIGHFSGPWPFYDSQGLID; translated from the coding sequence GTGTCTCTTCAACCCACATTGATTGCTCAAATCAGCGATCTGCATATCAAGGCCCATGGCCGCCTCTCATACAAACAGGTCGATACCCATGCGGCGTTACTGCAGGTTATCGATACCCTCAACTCGCTGCAGCCGCGACCTGATGCAGTGGTGATTACCGGCGATCTGGTCGATTTTGGCAGGCCGGATGAGTATCAGACTTTGCGGGAAGCCCTGCAGCGCCTGCAACCGCCGTTTTATCTCATGGCGGGCAATCACGACGACCGCGAGGCGCTGCGGGCTGCCTTCCCTGATCACGGCTATCTGCAATCCGGACCCACACTGAACTGGCAGCTGAGTGTGGGCGGCGTCAGGTTGATTGCCCTGGATTCCAGCGTACCGCAACAGCCGTGGGGTGAGGTGGATGAGGAACAGTTAGAATGGCTGGACCAGGCGCTGGGCATGTCCGCGGATCAGCCCACCCTGGTCATGCTGCACCATCCGCCTTTTGCCTGCGGCATTGCGCATATGGATCGGCAACGGTTACGCCATCCGCAGGCTCTTGAGGCGATCATTGCCCGTCATCCGCAGGTAGAACGGGTCTTGTGTGGACATCTGCATCGCAGCCTGCAGACCCGCTTTGCTGGCACGCTCGCCTGTGTCGCGCCGGGCGTATCGCATCAGGTCGCGCTGGATCTGCATCCGGAGGGGCCCGCGCACTTTATCCTGGAGCCGCCCGGCTATTTACTGCATTGCTGGCAACCCGGAGAGGGAATGGTCACACATCAGTGCGCGATTGGCCATTTTTCAGGGCCCTGGCCATTTTACGATAGTCAGGGATTAATCGATTAG
- the bcp gene encoding thioredoxin-dependent thiol peroxidase produces the protein MNPLKAGDTAPAFSLPDQDGEHVNLTDFQGQRVLVYFYPKAMTPGCTVQACGLRDNMDELKKAGVEVLGISTDKPEKLSKFVEKELLNFTLLSDENHEVCQAFGVWGEKTFMGKTYDGIHRISFLVDAEGKIEKVFDNFKTSNHHDMVLDYVKSA, from the coding sequence ATGAATCCACTGAAAGCCGGAGATACTGCACCCGCATTTAGCCTGCCTGACCAGGACGGCGAACACGTGAATCTGACCGACTTCCAGGGACAGCGCGTTCTGGTGTACTTCTACCCGAAAGCGATGACACCAGGCTGCACCGTGCAGGCGTGCGGTCTGCGTGACAACATGGATGAGTTGAAAAAAGCGGGCGTGGAAGTGCTGGGTATCAGCACCGACAAACCGGAAAAACTGTCAAAGTTTGTCGAAAAAGAGCTGCTGAACTTTACGCTGCTGTCAGATGAAAATCATGAAGTCTGCCAGGCGTTTGGCGTCTGGGGTGAAAAAACGTTTATGGGGAAAACCTATGACGGTATTCATCGCATCAGCTTTTTGGTTGATGCCGAGGGCAAGATCGAAAAAGTGTTTGATAACTTTAAGACGTCGAATCACCACGACATGGTGCTGGATTACGTCAAATCAGCCTGA
- a CDS encoding ABC transporter permease, with product MSLSDINSLTTGGPLRHRLRPLGANWPWMLLPALLFFAAFWVLPFARLLQIGMTEDRTTHHSGYWTVISQPQYLQSLLNTVLLSAAVTLVTLLIAAVVGCFLARQRFPGRGTLLALLTFPLAFPGVVVGFLMVMLAGRQGVLAQLSLSLFHERWVFAYSLSGLFVGYLYFSLPRAIVTLVAASEKLDRSLEEAARSLGASQWRIIIDVIIPGLKPALLSCGALCFATSMGAFGTAFTLGTELAVLPLTIYGEFTNYANFATAAALSVVMGAVAWLALMLANGLTRRKEHES from the coding sequence ATGTCACTTTCAGACATTAATTCCTTAACCACGGGCGGGCCGCTTCGCCATCGGCTCCGCCCGCTGGGGGCAAACTGGCCGTGGATGCTGTTGCCTGCGCTGCTCTTCTTTGCCGCCTTCTGGGTGCTGCCGTTTGCCCGCCTGTTGCAGATCGGCATGACGGAGGATCGCACCACGCACCACAGTGGCTACTGGACGGTAATCAGTCAGCCGCAATATCTGCAAAGCCTGCTGAATACCGTCCTGCTCTCGGCGGCGGTGACGCTGGTTACGCTGCTGATTGCGGCGGTGGTGGGCTGCTTTCTGGCACGGCAGCGCTTTCCCGGGCGAGGAACGCTGCTGGCGCTGCTGACCTTTCCGCTGGCTTTTCCTGGCGTGGTGGTGGGATTTCTGATGGTTATGCTGGCGGGGCGTCAGGGTGTGCTGGCGCAACTCAGTCTCAGTCTGTTTCATGAACGCTGGGTCTTCGCCTATTCACTCAGCGGCTTATTTGTTGGCTATCTCTACTTTTCGCTGCCGCGCGCCATCGTAACGCTGGTGGCGGCCAGTGAGAAACTGGATAGATCGCTGGAAGAGGCGGCCCGTTCACTGGGTGCCAGCCAGTGGCGCATCATCATAGACGTCATCATACCCGGACTGAAACCGGCGCTGCTCTCCTGTGGCGCACTCTGTTTCGCCACCAGTATGGGCGCGTTTGGCACCGCATTTACGCTGGGTACCGAACTCGCTGTGCTGCCGCTGACCATTTACGGTGAGTTCACCAATTACGCTAACTTTGCCACTGCGGCGGCACTCTCAGTCGTGATGGGCGCCGTGGCCTGGCTGGCGCTGATGCTGGCTAATGGCCTTACGCGCCGGAAGGAGCATGAATCATGA
- a CDS encoding ABC transporter substrate-binding protein, whose amino-acid sequence MSLTFNLRYIASAALLAGCTLTSSWVQAAENAICYNCPPEWADWATQLQAIEKATGIHVPQDNKNSGQALAQLVAEKNNPVADVVYYGVSFGIQAVSADVVSAYKPAHWDEIPAGMKDPAGKWVALHSGTMGFMVNVDALGGAPVPRSWDDLLKPEYKGMVGYLDPASAFVGYVAAVAVNQAKGGSLHDFTPAINWFKALQRNQPIVPKQTAYARLISGEIPILIDYDFNAYRARYKDHANVEFVIPSEGTVTVPYVISLVKNAPHPANGKKVIDFVLSDAGQAIWANAWLRPVRAGAMSPEAKKYFLPDSDYARAHTVDYQQMADAQKGFSARYLSEIR is encoded by the coding sequence ATGTCACTCACGTTTAATCTCAGATATATCGCCAGCGCGGCGCTGCTGGCTGGCTGCACGCTGACCAGTTCATGGGTCCAGGCGGCGGAAAATGCTATCTGCTACAACTGCCCGCCTGAGTGGGCCGACTGGGCCACGCAGCTTCAGGCGATTGAAAAAGCGACCGGCATTCATGTGCCGCAGGACAATAAAAACTCGGGTCAGGCGCTGGCGCAGCTGGTAGCAGAGAAAAATAATCCGGTTGCCGACGTGGTCTATTACGGCGTCAGCTTCGGCATTCAGGCTGTCAGTGCTGACGTGGTCAGCGCGTATAAGCCGGCTCACTGGGATGAAATCCCGGCCGGTATGAAAGATCCGGCGGGCAAATGGGTAGCGCTGCACTCCGGTACCATGGGCTTTATGGTGAATGTTGATGCGCTGGGTGGCGCGCCGGTGCCGCGATCATGGGATGATCTTCTGAAGCCGGAATATAAAGGCATGGTGGGTTATCTTGATCCGGCCAGTGCCTTTGTAGGCTATGTGGCCGCAGTCGCGGTGAATCAGGCCAAAGGCGGCAGCCTGCATGACTTCACTCCCGCCATCAACTGGTTCAAAGCGCTGCAGCGCAACCAGCCCATTGTGCCTAAGCAGACCGCCTATGCACGGCTGATTTCAGGCGAAATCCCGATTCTGATCGACTATGACTTCAACGCCTATCGCGCCCGCTACAAAGATCACGCCAATGTCGAGTTTGTGATCCCGAGTGAGGGAACGGTGACGGTGCCGTACGTTATCAGCCTCGTGAAGAACGCGCCGCATCCGGCCAACGGTAAGAAAGTGATCGATTTCGTGCTGTCCGATGCGGGCCAGGCAATCTGGGCCAATGCCTGGCTGCGTCCGGTACGGGCTGGCGCAATGTCACCTGAGGCGAAAAAATATTTTCTGCCTGACAGTGATTATGCGCGCGCCCACACGGTCGATTATCAGCAGATGGCCGATGCACAGAAGGGCTTCTCCGCCCGCTATCTGAGTGAGATTCGCTGA
- a CDS encoding DsrE family protein, whose amino-acid sequence MRSVVSYALIAIIGGVVGAAVTQSGDIYDKVTRHFATEPQEAPGFWSTPAIEGYGKIHYEPDAAFKPVPGLSNKIVFQITRSDGAMTAPNLGLERVARVVNLYIASGIPADQLKFVVSVTGDATPAMLDNAHFKQFYGIENPNLKLINELNQAGVKVSVCDQSVAFHHYPNNWIDKSVVHALSSPTTVSTLQNQGYAWLAM is encoded by the coding sequence ATGCGTTCAGTTGTTTCATACGCGTTAATCGCCATTATTGGCGGCGTCGTTGGCGCGGCTGTCACACAGAGTGGCGATATTTACGACAAAGTGACACGCCATTTTGCAACCGAGCCACAGGAAGCACCCGGATTCTGGAGCACGCCGGCGATTGAAGGTTACGGAAAAATTCATTACGAGCCTGACGCCGCGTTTAAACCGGTGCCGGGCCTGAGTAACAAAATTGTTTTCCAGATTACCCGAAGCGACGGGGCGATGACCGCGCCCAATCTGGGGCTGGAACGCGTAGCCAGGGTGGTCAATCTTTATATCGCCTCGGGTATTCCGGCTGACCAACTGAAGTTTGTGGTGTCAGTCACCGGAGATGCGACGCCCGCCATGCTGGACAATGCCCATTTCAAACAATTTTATGGCATCGAAAATCCAAACCTGAAGCTGATTAATGAGCTGAATCAGGCGGGAGTGAAAGTCTCGGTCTGCGATCAGTCCGTGGCATTCCATCACTATCCCAATAACTGGATTGATAAATCCGTGGTACATGCGCTTTCCAGTCCAACCACCGTATCAACCCTGCAAAATCAGGGATACGCGTGGCTGGCAATGTAA
- a CDS encoding ABC transporter permease, whose product MKRRGLFWLQVAITSLTALFMIVPVMLSMLAGVTQNYFAGLRSGLTLKWVEQVWQMYADTFWLSLLIALSCLAVTVIAGIPAAWGLLKSPSRWASRIEECLMLPVALPGLATALGIILLYGQFSALRDSWLFILIGHVLFTLPFMIRPVLSVMQAIDLPRLEEAAASLGASFWRRFFTVVVPNCRNGILAGAFMVITLSVGEFNITWMLHTPLTKTLPVGLADSYTSMRLEVGSAYTLIFIMMILPLLLLLNACNHWLERQTSRQQREETV is encoded by the coding sequence ATGAAACGACGGGGTCTCTTCTGGCTGCAGGTGGCGATCACCAGCCTCACCGCACTGTTTATGATCGTGCCGGTCATGCTCTCGATGCTGGCGGGCGTTACACAGAACTACTTCGCGGGTCTGCGCAGCGGCCTGACACTGAAGTGGGTGGAGCAGGTGTGGCAGATGTATGCCGACACCTTCTGGCTGTCACTGCTGATTGCGCTGAGCTGTCTGGCGGTGACGGTCATTGCTGGCATACCCGCCGCCTGGGGCTTACTGAAGTCACCGTCACGCTGGGCCTCGCGTATTGAGGAGTGTCTGATGCTGCCGGTGGCGTTGCCGGGCCTCGCCACCGCGCTGGGCATCATTCTGCTTTACGGTCAGTTCAGTGCGTTGCGCGACAGCTGGCTCTTTATCCTGATCGGCCATGTGCTGTTTACACTGCCCTTCATGATTCGCCCGGTGCTGTCGGTGATGCAGGCGATTGATCTTCCGCGCCTGGAAGAGGCCGCCGCCAGCCTGGGGGCGAGTTTCTGGCGTCGCTTTTTTACTGTGGTCGTTCCGAACTGCCGTAACGGCATTCTGGCGGGTGCATTTATGGTCATTACCCTGTCGGTGGGGGAGTTCAACATTACCTGGATGCTCCACACACCGCTGACCAAAACGCTGCCGGTGGGGCTGGCCGACAGCTACACCTCCATGCGGCTGGAAGTCGGGTCCGCCTACACGCTGATCTTTATCATGATGATTTTACCGCTGCTGCTGTTGCTTAACGCCTGTAATCACTGGCTGGAACGGCAAACGTCGCGGCAGCAGAGAGAGGAAACTGTATGA
- a CDS encoding DsrE family protein yields the protein MRPAALVVMAAVAGFIGGNVLQLPELYDKVSGKMADNKSEPADFWSTPAIEGYGKIHYVDTPAFKPGTTAGLSNKIVFQINRNEGDIRKPNLGLERVARVTNLYYAAGVPLDQLKFVVSINGDAVSSALNNDQFSKAYGVDNPNLKLISELKKAGVQVTICDQSVAFHQLDRNWIDPMVTHTISSGTTVATLENSGYAFLML from the coding sequence ATGCGTCCAGCAGCTTTAGTGGTGATGGCAGCCGTTGCCGGATTTATTGGGGGCAATGTTTTACAGTTGCCGGAATTATACGATAAGGTCAGTGGGAAAATGGCAGATAATAAATCTGAGCCTGCTGATTTCTGGAGTACGCCAGCAATCGAGGGCTACGGAAAAATACATTATGTCGACACGCCCGCATTTAAACCCGGCACGACAGCGGGCCTGAGTAATAAAATTGTTTTCCAGATTAACCGTAATGAAGGCGATATTCGTAAGCCGAATCTGGGTCTGGAGCGCGTAGCGCGCGTCACCAACCTCTATTATGCGGCGGGTGTGCCACTCGACCAGCTGAAATTTGTGGTGTCGATTAACGGTGATGCAGTGTCATCAGCGCTGAATAATGATCAGTTCAGCAAAGCTTATGGCGTCGATAACCCGAACCTGAAGCTGATCAGCGAGCTGAAAAAAGCGGGCGTTCAGGTCACTATCTGTGATCAGTCTGTCGCGTTTCATCAGCTTGATCGCAACTGGATTGACCCGATGGTCACTCATACCATCTCCAGCGGCACCACCGTTGCCACCCTGGAAAACAGCGGTTACGCCTTCCTGATGCTTTAA
- a CDS encoding sensor domain-containing diguanylate cyclase, with amino-acid sequence MLKHIRPKADLRNLIALLVIVSIVITLANALYATWRVQRQVLIDTTLEANRAYAAKLASTSEIFFQLAQSQLHYSANQLSRDFTNQGLLNNEVNRLREQTTSFNSVAIVDAQGVIKAISPESLTLQGMHLTSDASREALTLRQPIISKPSLSAANNLLVFVSWPVWSPEGDYLGYIGGTIYLKKKSILNALLGEQFYRDGTTVYVLDSNNEVLYHQNRQLIGKTLPAIVNPRDDQTNGSLMLAGPGNATQLAGFAVVPTTGWTVVALKPINVTLDPLSGLLMKVLKNSVPFALLTLLVALVMARLIARPLFQLARKASRMDAQGVSKEIGGITAWYFEAAQVKRALLTGIGLVQDKIGRLNSEAQTDPLTQVLNRRGLNAVLEYYRTLRQPFSVLALDIDHFKNVNDSWGHDVGDRVIQQVASTLRASARQSDVVCRNGGEEFLMLLPGTALDEAQIIAERVRVGIAEAWLTDVGRITLSIGVAAWNGSQDAGLENSLKQADAALYEAKSAGRNCVIVADP; translated from the coding sequence ATGCTAAAGCACATCCGGCCCAAGGCCGATTTGCGCAATCTGATCGCCCTGCTGGTGATTGTCAGCATTGTTATCACACTCGCGAACGCGCTCTACGCTACCTGGCGGGTTCAGCGCCAGGTGCTTATTGACACCACGCTTGAGGCTAACCGGGCGTATGCCGCCAAGCTCGCCTCAACCAGTGAAATTTTCTTCCAGCTGGCGCAGTCTCAACTTCATTACAGCGCCAATCAGCTCAGCCGTGACTTTACTAATCAGGGGCTGCTGAACAATGAAGTCAATCGACTGCGTGAGCAGACCACCAGTTTCAACTCCGTCGCGATCGTGGATGCGCAGGGCGTGATCAAAGCAATTTCCCCCGAGTCACTGACGTTACAGGGTATGCACCTCACCAGTGACGCCTCGCGAGAGGCGCTGACCCTGCGACAGCCGATCATCAGTAAACCCTCCCTTTCTGCCGCCAATAATCTGCTGGTTTTTGTCTCATGGCCTGTCTGGAGTCCCGAGGGTGACTACCTGGGCTACATCGGCGGCACTATCTACCTGAAGAAGAAAAGCATACTCAATGCGCTGCTGGGTGAGCAGTTCTATCGCGATGGCACAACGGTTTATGTGCTCGATAGCAACAATGAGGTGTTGTATCACCAGAATCGTCAACTGATTGGCAAAACGCTGCCTGCCATCGTCAATCCGCGTGATGACCAGACCAATGGCTCGCTGATGCTTGCCGGTCCGGGTAATGCCACACAGCTGGCGGGCTTTGCCGTGGTGCCGACGACCGGCTGGACAGTGGTAGCGTTGAAGCCGATTAACGTCACACTGGATCCGCTGTCCGGTCTGTTGATGAAAGTGCTGAAAAATTCTGTGCCGTTCGCGCTGCTGACTCTGCTGGTGGCCTTAGTCATGGCACGTCTGATTGCCCGGCCACTCTTCCAGCTGGCGCGCAAAGCCAGCCGGATGGATGCGCAGGGCGTATCAAAAGAAATTGGCGGCATCACCGCCTGGTATTTTGAAGCGGCCCAGGTAAAGCGTGCGCTGCTCACCGGTATTGGGCTGGTGCAGGATAAAATTGGTCGCCTTAACTCAGAAGCGCAGACCGATCCGCTGACTCAGGTACTCAATCGCCGGGGTCTGAATGCGGTGCTGGAGTACTATCGGACCCTGCGCCAGCCTTTTTCGGTTCTGGCACTGGATATCGATCATTTCAAAAACGTTAATGACAGCTGGGGCCACGACGTGGGCGACCGGGTCATTCAGCAGGTGGCAAGTACGCTGCGTGCCAGCGCCCGTCAGTCTGATGTGGTCTGTCGCAATGGCGGAGAGGAGTTTCTGATGCTATTGCCAGGAACGGCCCTGGATGAGGCGCAGATCATCGCAGAACGCGTACGGGTGGGCATTGCTGAAGCCTGGCTGACTGACGTGGGGCGCATTACCTTGTCTATTGGCGTGGCGGCCTGGAATGGTTCGCAGGATGCGGGACTGGAAAACAGCCTGAAACAGGCGGATGCGGCGCTCTATGAGGCGAAGAGTGCCGGACGTAACTGTGTGATCGTTGCCGATCCCTAG